A region of the Vicinamibacteria bacterium genome:
CTGGGCTTGGTGTGCGTGATGAGCACGGGAACGTCCCGGTGGAGCTTGGCCAGCTCTGAGGCAAGAATGCTCGGCGTCATGTGGCCACTCAACTTGGCAAGCTCGTCGTCGTCGTTGGAAAAGGACACCTCGGTGATGACGCACTTCAGGCGTGGATGAGAGGAGGCCACTTCCCATACCCGATGGGTGGGGCCCGTATCGCTCGTGTAGAGGATCGCGCCCTCCTCGTCCTCTACCAGCACCCCCACCGTGGGTATGAGATGCTCCACCTCGATTGGGGTGAATGAGAGACCGTCGATGCGAAACGTCTCTTCCACCTCGATTGGCTCGAAACGCATGGTCGGCCGGTGGGGACCCGGGAGTTTGGTGAAATCAGGCCACATGACGTCGTTGAACATGTGGGCCTGGAGGCTCTGTACGACGGCGGGAATTCCGTAGACGGTGATGGGTTCGTCCAGCCGACCGAATGCGTTCTCTACCAGAAACGGAAGGCCGCAGTTGTGATCGAGATGGGTGTGAGTGACGATCACGTGGCGGACTCTGAGTTGCTCCTCCAAGGTGAGCGGTCCCGTGAGACCACCGGCATCCAGCGCGATCTCTTCATTCACCAGAAAGCAGGAAAGGAAACGACCCTTTACGCTCCCACCCGAGCAGCCGACAACTCGCACTTTCATCGAAGCGACCTTTCGTCGCACGGGTGGTGAGCGGCCATTGGGAAGTCCGTTTTCGAAGCGTCTTCTCGATTTGGGGTATCTTCTGAAAGATGAATATAGCGTTCCGAACTCGCTCGTGTCAACGCTTCCACGATTCGACGAGTGAACCGGAGATGGCTACGGCACGACCGTCACTCTGTAGTCGACGACGGGAGCGAACTGGCCGGACACGAGCGTGACGGCACCCGTTATCGAAGTCGACGCCGTGACTTCTGGCGCCCGATAGCGAACGACCCGGGTAATCACCTCTCCTCCGCGGAGCGTGACCGTGCACTCGATCAACTCCGCGCCGAGCACCGAGCACCCGGAGCCCGGGGTCTCGGCGATACGAGCACGGTTCGGGGTCTGGAAGACAACGTCGACGTCTCTGGTTTGAGGCGTTTGATTCGAGATCTTGGCACGCACGGAGAACACGGCCCCGGATCGCACCATCTCGCCCTCATCGATTGACACCTGCAGCGTTCCCCCGCCCGCAGAGCCGGGCCCCGAGCCGGAGGTGACGGTGACATCGCGCGCCCGCGTGCAGCTCCCCTCCCTGCCCTCGATAAAGAGCACGGCCCGTACGTTCTTTACTTCCGTGCCTTTAACGTTGTTGTACTCGTGCGCCACGACGCCTTCGAGGTCGAACAGGCCGTCCTCACCGGGCCTACCCTCGCCGACGGCGATCGTCTGAACGGTGCCAGCGGGGTTGTGCTGGTCCCATGTAATCTCGACCGTCTTTTCACCCGGCGGCGCTCCCCGGTAAGCCAGGTAGAGTCCCACGACGTTACCAAACGAGAACCCCGGGTCGGTGAACCGCGCACGCGCCTCGATCAAATCGTCACAGTCGAACCCCGGCGCCGTCTCCCAGGAAATCACGGCAACCTTGACGGCAAATCCGCCCACGATTCCTGGCGAAACGGTCCCGAGAATTCGAATCAGAACGTTCAGCGAGGGCGCCGGACTCGCCGCACCGAAGTCCGCGGGAATGCTTCCCGTGCTGTCGCTGAAGAGAAACTCACCCGTCGGAAACGGCTCGACCAGAGTCCCCTGCAGATCGACCTCTTGCCCGAGGAATTCCTCCGGGTTGGCCAGGATCTGCGCGACCGTTGTCGACGCGTTGCTGGAAGACTCGGCAGCGGAAGCGGTACCGACGGAGCGATTCAAAGGCCCCGAAGCTGTCGGGGTCGTCGGTCCTGTCGGATGGGAGCGGTCTTCGCAGCCCGCGAGAGAAAGACCCGACAGAAAAACCCCGATCGCGACGATTCGTCTCAGCGGCAATGTCCGACCCCTTTTCTCGTTTCCTGCGGGAGCACGTGACTCGTGGAAGACACGCGAAGGCGGCATGATATCTCGCGGTCGTCGCTCGCTCAAGTTCGGAGCAGATCTTTCCATCCCGAGAAGATCGGGAACAGCCGATCGCCTGGTTATATAATGCCGGTTGATGCAGAAAGCGTTCTCTCGTCAAGGACATCGCCGGGAGTCGTCACCAGCGGGAGAATCCGACCATCCGTGAGCGATCGGGTGCTTCGCATCGGCCATAGTCCCGACCCCGACGATGCGTTCATGTTCTGCGCGATCTCGAATGGCGCCGTACGCATCCGAGACTACTCGATCGTGCACGTGCTGGAGGACATCCAGAGCCTCAACCGTCGTGCGGTGAGGGCAGAGCTCGAGGTCACCGCCATCTCCGCTCATGCTTTTCTCGACGTGTCGAGCAAGTACTGGATCATGGCGACGGGCGCGAGCATGGGTGAAGGCTACGGTCCCATCGTCGTCACCAAGGAGAGATCCGACATCGAAGCACTCCGGGGAAAGCGAGTTGCCATCCCGGGCGAAAAAACGACGGCCGCCTTGCTCGCGCGCATCTATCTCCCCCCTTTCGAACCGGTGGTGTTGCCTTTCGATCGGATTTTCGAGGCGGTGGGGAAGGGTGAGGCCGATGCCGGCGTCTTGATTCACGAGGGTCAGCTCACCTATGGTGACGAGGGCTTTTACAAGATCGAGGACTTCGGAGAGAGGTGGCACGCGGAAACGGGGCTTCCGCTTCCTCTCGGACTCGACGTCGTCAGGCGCGATCTCGGTCGCGAGCTCGCGGTCGAGATCAACCGTGCGATGCGAGATAGCATCGAGTGGGCCTACGACCACGAGGAAGAGGCGCTCAGCTATGCCTTGAAGTTCGGGCGAGGGCTCGGACGTGAGCTCGGCCGCCGGTTCGTGAAGATGTACGTCTCGCACCTGACGCTAGACATGGGGGAAGCCGGCGAGAAGGCGCTCGGGGAGCTCTTCTCACGCGGCGTAGCGGCGGGTGTAATCGGTGAGGCACCCGAGCTCGAGCTGATCCGTTAGTTGGAACGATCTCGTTGCTCCGCGCTTCGCCGTCAGTATCCAATCCTCACCGTCGGCACGAGCCCTCATCGGATTTTCGAAGCATCGACGTTCAGCTCGTAGATGATCCGGATGCCGTCGAGCGTGAGGCGCGGGTGCACGACGTCGATGACCTCGGTCCATTCGGCCACCATCTCTGCCATGCCGCCGGTGGCGATGACCTTGGGCGAGCCCCCAAGCTCCTTCTTGAGGCGGCCGACGAGCTCCTTCACGAGCCCTACGTAACCGATGACCAGCCCGGACTGCATCGCGGCTACGGTGCTCTGTCCGATTGCCCTCAGCGGGAGCTGGAGCTCGACTTTCGGGAGCTTGGCGGTCCGGCGCACCAGGGCGTCGGCAGAGATGCCCAGGCCGGGCGCGATGGCGCCTCCGAGATAGTCACCGTCCTTGGAAACGACGTCGAAGGTCGTCGCCGTTCCGAGGTCGAGCACGATGGCGGGACCGCCGTAGAGCTCGTGGACCGCAGCGGTGTTCGCCACGCGGTCGGCACCGAGCTCGGACGGGTTGTCGATGCGAATGCCGACACCGACCTCGATCCCCGGTCCGACGATCACCGGTGGCTGCCCGAGAATCCGAAGGACGAGCTCTTCGAAGATGGCGGTCATCGGCGGAACGACGCTCGCGATGACCGCACCCGTGATCTCTCGAAAAGAAAGTCCCCGGTCCCCCAAGAGCGCCTTGACGAGCACATAGTACTCGTCCGCGAGATGGTCGAGGTGGGTCTTTATCCGCCAATCCGCCACCCAGGCGTCCGAGCCGTATACGCCGATCATCGTCTTCGTATTGCCGACGTCCAGGACGAGAAGCACGGATGCATTCTACCAGCGCCGCGGTGTCGTGATACACATGGAACGTGGTTCCCATCGAGGACATCGAGAGGGCGCGAGAGGCCATCTCGGGCCTGGCCCTCCGCACGCCGCTCGTACGACTCGACCATCCCGAATCGACGAGAGATATCTTCCTCAAGCTCGAGAACTTGCAGCCGATCGGGTCGTTCAAGATCCGAGGCGCCATCAATGCCTTTCGCTCGGTATCCGACGCCGAGATCGAGGCCGGCGTCCTCACCGCGAGCGCGGGCAACTGGGCCCAGGGAGTCGCCTGGGCAGCGAGGGAAAGAGGAGTACCCTGCACCATCATCGTTCCCGACACCGCGCCCCGAACCAAGCTCGCGGCCATCGAGCGACTCGGCGCTCGCTCTGTGCCGGTGCCCTTCGACCGCTGGTGGCAGTGCCTGACCGAGAGGCGGTTTGCCGGGATCGAGGGGCGTTTCTTCCATCCGGTCGAGGACGAGCCGGTGATGGCCGGCAACGGCACCATCGGTCTCGAGATCCTCGATGACCTGCCCGACGCCGATGCCGTCGTCATCCCCTGGGGTGGCGGAGGCCTCGCCACGGGAATCGCGAGCGCCCTCGCGCAGCGTGCATCGAGGATCCGGGTTTACGGCGCGGAAGTCGACACCGCCGCACCTCTGACGGCTTCGCTAGCGAAGGGGGAAATGACGTCCGTCGAGCGTCGACCGAGCTTCGTCGACGGCATCGGGAGCGAGAGGCTTCTCCCCAAAATGTGGCCTTTCGCGCAGTCTCTATTGAGTGGAGCCTTCACCGCATCGACGAGCGAGATCGCCACCGCCATCCGCTTGCTCGTCGAGCGCAATCGTGTCGTGGCGGAAGGAGCCGGCGCCTGCGCGCTCGCCGTGGCGCTGTCGGGGCAGATCGACGCACGGAGAATCGTGTGTATCGTATCCGGAGGCAATATCGACACCCACGTACTCACCGGCATCCTAGCAGGCTGACCATGGAGATAACGACCATCGAGCCATTCCTCGATTACTACGAGAAAGTGAGAAGCAGAACCAAGCGTGTAATCTCACTCATCCCCGACGAGTCGTTCGACCGATCCCCGGTTCCGGGAAAATTCACTTTCGCGGATCTCATCCGCCACCTCGCCGCCATCGAGCGGTTCATGTACGCCGAGAACGTTCGCGGCAGACCCAGTCGATACGAGGGTTGCGGTAAGGAGCTGGCCGATGGACGAGAGGAAGTGATGCGATTCCTCGACCAATGTCACGAAGAGTCGCTCGAGATCTTTCGCGGGCTCACGCCGGCCGAGCTGAGCTCGAGATGCACGACTCCGGCGGGAAGCCCCATCACCGTGTGGAAGTGGCTACGCCTGATGATCGAGCACGAGATCCATCACCGCGGACAGATCTATACCTATCTGGGTCTCATGGGCGTGGAGACAAAACCGCTCTACGGCCTCACTTCGGAGCAGGTGGCCGCTCAAGCCGCTCCGAGTCGCACCCGCAATGACTCCAGATAGCCCGGGCTCTTTTCTTCGAGATAGGCCTCTCGCTGCTTCGCGACCTCCTCGAAGTTAGCGAGAAAGTTGGGATTCTTGAACGACTCTCTGAGCTCGGGCACGAGATGCTTGACCTTTTCCCACACGGCGGTGATCTCGCCGTTGGTCTCGAAAAACAGCTCCTTGTCCACGAGATGTCGCTTGACGATCGCGGCGATCATGTCCCAATAGCTGATGACCTGCCGGAAGTAGGCATTCTCGTCCGACCCAGGAGGGCAGATCTCGTTCAGCTCTTTCGCGTCCTTGGCGCGGAAACGTCCGAGCACGAACGAGCGGGCCTCCCGCAGCCGTGGCTCCCGGCGTAGCTCGTAGAAGCGGATAATCAACTCGGCGTCGTGGTGATGGCTCATGAAATGACCCCTTCGCTGTGCTAGCCTATCATGGCTATGCTAACGAAGGATTTCCATCTCCAGTGTCCGTCCTGTGGAACGAAGATCCTCGTAGACCACAAAACCGGTTCGGTCTTGTCCCACGACAAACCGGGACGGGGCCCGGCCAAGAGTTTCGAGGAGGCCGTCCTCGACGACAAGAAACGAACGGCGGAAGCCGAGGACCGCTTCGCTCAGGCCTTTCGTGAACACGAGAACCGCGATGAGCTTCTGGAGAAGAAGTTCAAGGAGGCCTTCGAGAAGGCGGAGAAAGACGGCTCGCCCCCGCCTCACCCTTTCGAGTTCGACTGAGTCTGGCTCAGGAGAGCTCGTAGGACGGTGTGCAGAATTCCGCCGTTTCGGTAGTACTCGATCTCGATTTGTGAGTCGAGGCGGCTGACGGCGGCGAACTCGATTCTCGTCCCGTCGTCCCGCCTGGCAACCACCTCGAAGCGCTGACGTGGAGAGAGGTCTCCCGCGATCCCTCCGATGTCGAACGATTCCCGGCCCGAGATGCCGAGGCTCGAAGCACTTTGTCCATCGGCAAACTGCAGGGGCAATACTCCCATCCCCACGAGGTTGGCGCGGTGAATTCGCTCAAAGCTTTCCGCGAGAACGACGCGGACGCCCAGGAGGAGAGTGCCTTTGGCGGCCCAATCACGAGAGGATCCCGAACCGTACTCCTTGCCGGCCACGACGATCAGGGGGGTCTGTTCCTTCTTGTAGCGCCTCGCGGCGTCGTAGATGGACATCTGCTCGCCGGTGGGAAAGTGCACCGTGACTCCGCCCTCGATGCCGGGGACGAGCAAGTTCTTGATCCGGATGTTCGCGAAAGTCCCGCGAACCATGACGCGATCGTTACCGCGACGCGAGCCGTAGGAGTTGAAATCCTTCTTCTCCAGACCTCGTTCCCGCAGGTAACGCCCCGCGGGTGAATCGTTGGCAATGTCACCCGCCGGTGAGATGTGGTCGGTCGTCACGCTGTCACCGAGCAGCGCGAGCACTTTCGCTCCCTCGATGTCCTTCGCCTCGGGGAGCTCGCGCGCGAGCTCGGTAAAGAAAGGCGGTTCCTGAATGTAAGTCGAGGTCTCGCTCCACGGGTAGAGCTTTCCTCCCGATACGGGAACGCGATTCCACACCTCGTTGCCATCCCACACGTTCTGGTACATCTTGGAGAACATCTCGGGGCGGATCGCCTCGTCCATTACCCGTCGCACTTCTTCCGCCTTGGGCCAGATTTCCGACAGGAAGACCGGCTTACCCTCGACGTCGGTACCGAGAGGCTCGGTCGACAGATCGAGATCGACGGTGCCGGCGAGCGCGTAGGCCACCACCAAAGGAGGCGACGCGAGGTAGTTCGCGCGCACGAGGGGGTGGATCCGGCCTTCGAAGTTCCGATTCCCGGACAGAACCGAGGCCGCCACCAACTCGGCCTCGGAGACCGCGGCCGCCACCGGATCGGGGAGCGGACCGCTGTTGCCGATACAGGTCGTGCACCCATAGCCCACGAGGTGGAAGCCGAGATCGGCGAGGGCGGGCAAGAGCCCGGCTTCTTTCAGATACTCGGTAACGACTTTTGAGCCCGGCGCGAGCGATGTCTTGACGTAGGGCGGTACTTTGAGACCGCGCTCGGTTGCTTTCTTCGCCAGGAGCCCCGCTCCGAGCATGACGGAGGGGTTGGAGGTATTGGTGCAGGACGTAATGGCGGCGATTACCACGGCTCCATGACCTAGGTTCTCTCGCGTCCCGTTGAATTGAACCGTGGCAACCCGGGAAAGTGCCTCGGAGTCGAGGCCGAAGCCGCGATTCTTGGTAGAGGCGGTGAGGGAGGTCCGAAACGAGCTCTTCATCGACGCCAGCGACACCCGGTCCTGCGGCCGCTTCGGTCCAGCGAGGCTCGGCTCGACAGTGCCAAGGTCGAGCGATAACGTATCGGTAAACTCAGGCTCGGGAGCATCGTCGGTCCGGAACAGACCCTGATCCTTGCAGTAAGCCTCCACTCGACGGATTTCTTCCTCGGTCCGCCCGGTTCTTCGAAGGTAACGAAGAGTCTCCTCGTCCACGGGGAAAAAACCCATGGTCGCTCCGTACTCCGGCGACATGTTCGCCACCGTTGCCCGATCGGGAAGTGACATCTGTGAAAGGCCGCTTCCATAGAACTCGACGAATTGATCCACTACCCCCTTCTTCCGGAGCATCTCGGTGACCGTCAGAACGAGGTCCGTCGCCGTCACCCCTTCGCCGAGCTTGCCATCGAGCCGGAAGCCGACGACTCGAGGCATCAACAGATAGGAGGGCTGACCCAGCATGGCGGCTTCGGCTTCGATGCCCCCCACACCCCATCCGAGGACGCCCAGCCCATTGATCATCGTCGTGTGGGAATCTGTGCCTACGAGGGTGTCGGGATAAAGCACCGCCTCACCGTCCTCCTCGGACTTCATGACGACCTTGGCGAGGTACTCCAGGTTCACCTGGTGAACGATGCCCGTCGCCGGCGGAACCACGCGAAAGTTGTCGAACGCCTGTTGCCCCCATCGAAGGAACTCGTAGCGCTCGCGATTTCGCTCGAACTCGATCTCCGCGTTGCGGGAAAGGGCGAGCGGTGTGCCGAACACATCGACCTGCACCGAATGATCGATGACCAGGTCAACGGGCACGGCGGGATTGATGAGCGCCGGATCGCCACCCAGTCTTTGCATGGTGGAGCGCATCGCGGCGAGATCGACGATGGACGGCACTCCGGTGAAGTCCTGCAGAATGACGCGAGCGGGCTGGAACGGCACCTCGTCGTCTCCTGGGTTTCTCGCGTTCCAGCGGGCCAGCGACCGGACGTCCTCCTCGCGTACGAGTTTCCCGTCGCAATGGCGAAGAACGGCCTCGAGCAGGATCTTCACGCTGATCGGCATCGACGAAACGCGTCCGAGGCCAGCTTTTTCGAGGAGCTCCAGCGAGAACAGGTCGGCCTTGCCATCTCGCGTATGGAGCGGTCTCCGGGCTCCCAAAGGGTTTCTGATCGATCGGCTCATGAGCCTAACTTTAGAACCCGTTCGTGGCGCGAATCAATAACTTTGCACATCGTCGCCACAAACCTTTGCAGTCAGAGTACTTTGCTATGATATTCGAAGAATCATGGAGAGTGGTGCGAGCCCCCGAGCTCTCCCCCAGCGTTTCGACGTCTCGCGGGCGCTCGCGTTTTTCTTCGAGGACCCCAAATGGGTGCCGAAGCTCGTCATCGGATCGCTTTTCGCTTTCCTCAGCCCCTTCTTGATCGGAACGGTGTTCCTGACTGGCTACGCGATGGCTCTGGCCCGGCACACGATGGAGGAAAAGACACCTCCTCTACCGGAGTGGGACGATTTTCCGTCGCTGTTTCGAGAGGGTCTCAAGGGAATCGGGATCTCGCTCGCGCACAAGCTTCCCGTGATCTTGCTCGGACTGCTCGTCGCTTTCGCCCTTCTCGGCGGTGTCCTCCTCGGACGCGATGGAAGGGTGAGACCCGAGGAGATAGCCTTCATCGGAATTCCGGCGCTCGTCGGCGGTTTCGTCATCGTCTTCTGCCTTTCGCTTTCGATGGTCGTTTACTTGCCGACGGCTTTCGTCGGCTTTATCAGGACCTCCCGTTTCGGGGCCGCATTCGAGATCAAGGAGAACCTGGATTTCATTCGTCAGAACGGATCGATCTATATCCTCGCCCTGATTACCATTGTCGTCAGCGCATTCGTCGCCCAGTTCGGTTTGCTCCTCTTCTGCATCGGAGTATTCCCCGCCGCGTTCTGGTCGACCTGCGTCTTCGGTTACGTCATTGGCGAGCTGGCAAAGCTCCGAAAGGAAGGAGAGCCAGGATGAAACGACTCCGGACCCGATCGGTCGCGATCCCGATTGCGCTCGGCTCGATGGGCGTCTTCGGTCAGAGCAACGAAGTCGAGCGGCTGTACGACTCCGCTCGTGTGGTCGAGGAAATCCTCGATATCCCCGATGGCATTCCCCAGGAGCTTCTCGACAAAGCGGAATGCATCGTCGTCTTGCCCTCGGTCAAGAAGTTCGCCCTGGGAATCGGTGGGAGCTACGGGAAGGGCGCGATGGTGTGCCGGGGAGGGCGAGACTTCTCCCTTTCATGGGGAGCACCGGCCATGTACCGGCTCGAAGGCGGCAACATCGGTCTCCAACTCGGCGGCCAATCGACGGATTTCCTTCTGCTGGTGATGAACCCCAAGGGGGTGCAGGCCCTGCTCAAGAGTAAGGTCAAGCTCGGCGTCGATGCATCGGCCGCGGCCGGACCCAAGGGAAGGGCGACCGGAGCAGCAACCGACGCCACGATGCACGCGGAGATCCTCACCTACTCACGCTCCCGAGGCCTCTTCGCGGGAATCTCCCTGGAAGGCTCGACGTTGCGGCCCGACGACGGCGCCAACCGGAAACTCTACGGGCAGAAGATATCGGCGAAAGAGATCGTCCTCGAGAGCAAAGTCGGGACCCCGAAGGCCGGCCACGGGCTGGTCGCTCTCCTCGAGAGGTCATCCCCGGAGAACCTGTCGAATTAGCTGGTTATTCACCGTTTGAGCTGAATCTTCCGTTCCTCCATCTCTTCGAGGCTCCTCGGCCAGTCGCCTCGGAGCAGCCGCGACAGGCCGCGATCGGCGAGCAATCGCCCTCCCGTCTGGCATTTCGGGCAGTAGTTCGTCTCGTTTTCGGCGTAGGCGATCCGCTGCACCGGAGTCCCACAATCGGGGCAGGGCTTTCCATAGCGACCATGAACGGCCATCTTCGGCCGAAACGCCGTCACTTTCTCGGGAAAAGCATCACCCGCCTCGCGACGCAACGCTTCGGTCCACTCGAGCAGCGTGGCTCGCGTCGCCTCGTAGAGGCGCACGACCTGCTCTGGTCTGAGACGCGAGGTCCATTGAACCGGCGAGAGCTTGGCGCGGTGAAGGATCTCGTCGGAGTAGGCGTTTCCGATACCGCTGACGACTCGCGGGTCGGTGAGAGCGCGTTTCAACGTATGGTTCTCGCGCGCCAGCGACAGGGAAAAATCGCCGAGGCTCGATTCGAGCACTTCGGCTCCCCCGGGATCGAGGGCGGCGAGATGGTCGTTCCCGACCACGAGATGGAGCGATGCCCGTTTCTTGGAGCCCGCTTCGGTCAAAGTCAGCGTACCCGAGGAAAAATCGAACCTCACGAGCCCGCGTTTTTTCGGGAGTGCGGGGCGGGACGCCTGTTGGTCTTTCCAATGAAGCCGTCCCGCGATCATGAGGTGAATCACGATGAAACGCTCGTCCTCGAGTCCGATCACGACCCGCTTGCCCATTCGCCGAGCGCCCACGACCCGTCTGCCCTCGAGGTCCGAAGGCGCCGGAGAGGTGGAGCGGAGGACGAAGGGACTCCCGAGGAGCAGATTTTCGAAGAGATGGCCCCGGGTGCGCGCTTCGATCGCTTCGACGTAGACCGTCACATCAGGGAGCTCCGGCATAGGAGCCAGTATTGTCGCACGACGGGTCCCAACCCCGGTCCTTCCTCCATTGTTCCCTCCTCGCCCATCGCGATAGGCTGTTCCGTAACGTGAAGGAGGTCGTAATGGCAGACAGGCGATTCGAGGGGAAGATCGCGCTCGTGACGGGCGCTTCGAGCGGCATCGGCAGGGAAACGGCACGGCGTCTCGCGGCCGAGGGTGCGACCGTCGCGGTCACGGCTCGGCGAGAGAGCCGGCTTTCGCAGCTCGTTTCCGAGATCGAGCAGTCGGGTGGAACGGCGAGGGCCATCGCCGCCGACGTGACCAGAGAGAGCGACCGTCGGAAACTCATCGACCAGACCGCCTCGGGTTTCGGTGGGCTCGATATCCTCGTCAACGCTGCGGGAATCATCGCCTTCGGAACCATCGAGAACACTGCCCTCGAGTCGTGGAACGCCATGTTCGATATCAATGTCGTCTCCGTGTTTCATCTGATGCAGCTCTCTCTGCCTCACCTCCTGCCGCGTAAAGGAAACATCGTCAATGTTTCGAGCGTCAACGGCCTGCGCTCGTTCCCCGGAGTTCTCGCCTACTGTTCGAGCAAATCGGCACTCGATCAGCTGACGCGCTGTTCCGCCCTCGAGCTCGCGCCTCAGGGAGTCCGCGTCAACGCGGTCAATCCGGGGGTCGTTCTCACCGAGCTGCATCGCCAGGGGGGACTGGACGAAGCCGCTTACGAGAGCTTTCTCGAACGGAGCAAGACGACACATCCCATCGGACGGGTGGGGCAACCGGCCGACTTGGCCGCCCTCATCTGTTTTCTCGCCTCGGACGAGGCGGGATGGATTACGGGAGCGACGATGAGCATCGACGGAGGCAGGCATCTGACCTGCGCGCGCTGAGGTTTTGAGCTAGGCGAGCTCGGCGTCCTTCAAACCGGATAGCGCTTGGGAGCGGCCCCGGGTGAACTTGATCGCGCCCTCGACGACGAGCCAAACAGCGAGCACCAGCACCGACGAACCCACCCCGAGCAACAGATAGTTTCCTTCCAGGTAGAACCGTTTTACGTTGGCGATCATGGCGACGAGGGTCGTCACCAGCATGAACGCCATGGGGACGAGCGTATAGAGGTAATTCTTTTTTCGGGCGAACAGGTAAATCGTGACCGTGAGAAGCGTCAGCGCCGCCAATACCTGGTTCGTCGTGCCGAAGACGGCCCACAGAGCGACCCCCGCGGGGCGGCCATCGATCTCCAGCAGGGCAAAAAAGCCGATCGCGGCGACGGCTACACTGGTGGCGAGATAGCGGTTGCCCAGGAAAGGAAGCCGAATCGTCTCCGCGACCTCCTCGATGTTGTAACGCAGAAGCCTCGTCGCCGAATCGAGCGTGGTCAAGGCGAACGACACCGCGACCAGCGCCACGAAGGCCCGCCCAAGCTCGGGAGCAATCCCCAGATGGGCGAGAAAATTCCCCGAGCCGGTGATGAATGCGTCGAGGTTCGGAGCGAGCCCGTCCGCCGTCTGCCAGTTCGAGTAATGAGCTCTCCAGGCCTCCGAGCTTGCGAAGCCCGCGGTGCAGGCCAGCACCGCGGCGAGTCCAAGAATACTCTCTCCGACCATCCCGCCGTATCCGACGAAGGCGGCATCCTCCTCCCTGTCGAGCTGCTTGGCCGTCGTCCCCGAGGATACGAGAGCGTGGAAGCCGGAGACGGCTCCGCAGGCGATCACGATGAAGACGAAAGGATAGAGCGGTGGCGCTCCTGGCGGCGCGGGGTCGAAAGCAGGTGCTACGAAACTCGGATTCATGATCGTGAATCCGAGCAGCACGGCGGCGAGACCCAGGTAGAGGAGGAGTGAGTTCAGGAAATCGCGCGGCTGCAACAGTAGCCAGACGGGCAGCACCGAGGCGGCGAAGGCGTAGCCGAGCAGTAAGTAGCTCCATCCCGATACACTCACATCGGGCACCGGCAGAACTCGACCGAGGTAGACGGCGACGAGGGTGAGGGAGAAGCCCACGGCGGTCAGAGGTCCGAGGGCGATGCCCTTCTTGTAGAACAAGACGCCGACGCCCACGGCCAGGATCACCAGCGCGGCGCTCGGCAACACCGCCTCGGGGTAGAAAGCTCGAGAGAAGAGCTGCGCCACGACCTGCACGAAGACTCCCATCGCCAGCGCAATCAAGAAGAAAATGATGGCATGAAAGAGGCTCTTCGCCCTTCGGCCTATGATTCCCTCGGCGACGATGCCAATGGACTTACCCCTCGC
Encoded here:
- a CDS encoding MqnA/MqnD/SBP family protein; protein product: MSDRVLRIGHSPDPDDAFMFCAISNGAVRIRDYSIVHVLEDIQSLNRRAVRAELEVTAISAHAFLDVSSKYWIMATGASMGEGYGPIVVTKERSDIEALRGKRVAIPGEKTTAALLARIYLPPFEPVVLPFDRIFEAVGKGEADAGVLIHEGQLTYGDEGFYKIEDFGERWHAETGLPLPLGLDVVRRDLGRELAVEINRAMRDSIEWAYDHEEEALSYALKFGRGLGRELGRRFVKMYVSHLTLDMGEAGEKALGELFSRGVAAGVIGEAPELELIR
- a CDS encoding threonine/serine dehydratase, whose product is MVPIEDIERAREAISGLALRTPLVRLDHPESTRDIFLKLENLQPIGSFKIRGAINAFRSVSDAEIEAGVLTASAGNWAQGVAWAARERGVPCTIIVPDTAPRTKLAAIERLGARSVPVPFDRWWQCLTERRFAGIEGRFFHPVEDEPVMAGNGTIGLEILDDLPDADAVVIPWGGGGLATGIASALAQRASRIRVYGAEVDTAAPLTASLAKGEMTSVERRPSFVDGIGSERLLPKMWPFAQSLLSGAFTASTSEIATAIRLLVERNRVVAEGAGACALAVALSGQIDARRIVCIVSGGNIDTHVLTGILAG
- a CDS encoding DinB family protein, translating into MEITTIEPFLDYYEKVRSRTKRVISLIPDESFDRSPVPGKFTFADLIRHLAAIERFMYAENVRGRPSRYEGCGKELADGREEVMRFLDQCHEESLEIFRGLTPAELSSRCTTPAGSPITVWKWLRLMIEHEIHHRGQIYTYLGLMGVETKPLYGLTSEQVAAQAAPSRTRNDSR
- the acnA gene encoding aconitate hydratase AcnA — encoded protein: MSRSIRNPLGARRPLHTRDGKADLFSLELLEKAGLGRVSSMPISVKILLEAVLRHCDGKLVREEDVRSLARWNARNPGDDEVPFQPARVILQDFTGVPSIVDLAAMRSTMQRLGGDPALINPAVPVDLVIDHSVQVDVFGTPLALSRNAEIEFERNRERYEFLRWGQQAFDNFRVVPPATGIVHQVNLEYLAKVVMKSEEDGEAVLYPDTLVGTDSHTTMINGLGVLGWGVGGIEAEAAMLGQPSYLLMPRVVGFRLDGKLGEGVTATDLVLTVTEMLRKKGVVDQFVEFYGSGLSQMSLPDRATVANMSPEYGATMGFFPVDEETLRYLRRTGRTEEEIRRVEAYCKDQGLFRTDDAPEPEFTDTLSLDLGTVEPSLAGPKRPQDRVSLASMKSSFRTSLTASTKNRGFGLDSEALSRVATVQFNGTRENLGHGAVVIAAITSCTNTSNPSVMLGAGLLAKKATERGLKVPPYVKTSLAPGSKVVTEYLKEAGLLPALADLGFHLVGYGCTTCIGNSGPLPDPVAAAVSEAELVAASVLSGNRNFEGRIHPLVRANYLASPPLVVAYALAGTVDLDLSTEPLGTDVEGKPVFLSEIWPKAEEVRRVMDEAIRPEMFSKMYQNVWDGNEVWNRVPVSGGKLYPWSETSTYIQEPPFFTELARELPEAKDIEGAKVLALLGDSVTTDHISPAGDIANDSPAGRYLRERGLEKKDFNSYGSRRGNDRVMVRGTFANIRIKNLLVPGIEGGVTVHFPTGEQMSIYDAARRYKKEQTPLIVVAGKEYGSGSSRDWAAKGTLLLGVRVVLAESFERIHRANLVGMGVLPLQFADGQSASSLGISGRESFDIGGIAGDLSPRQRFEVVARRDDGTRIEFAAVSRLDSQIEIEYYRNGGILHTVLRALLSQTQSNSKG
- a CDS encoding type III pantothenate kinase codes for the protein MLLVLDVGNTKTMIGVYGSDAWVADWRIKTHLDHLADEYYVLVKALLGDRGLSFREITGAVIASVVPPMTAIFEELVLRILGQPPVIVGPGIEVGVGIRIDNPSELGADRVANTAAVHELYGGPAIVLDLGTATTFDVVSKDGDYLGGAIAPGLGISADALVRRTAKLPKVELQLPLRAIGQSTVAAMQSGLVIGYVGLVKELVGRLKKELGGSPKVIATGGMAEMVAEWTEVIDVVHPRLTLDGIRIIYELNVDASKIR
- a CDS encoding 3',5'-cyclic-nucleotide phosphodiesterase; this encodes MKVRVVGCSGGSVKGRFLSCFLVNEEIALDAGGLTGPLTLEEQLRVRHVIVTHTHLDHNCGLPFLVENAFGRLDEPITVYGIPAVVQSLQAHMFNDVMWPDFTKLPGPHRPTMRFEPIEVEETFRIDGLSFTPIEVEHLIPTVGVLVEDEEGAILYTSDTGPTHRVWEVASSHPRLKCVITEVSFSNDDDELAKLSGHMTPSILASELAKLHRDVPVLITHTKPSHVPRIERELRALGLSNVELIEQGKTYQF